A region from the Chrysoperla carnea chromosome 4, inChrCarn1.1, whole genome shotgun sequence genome encodes:
- the LOC123297949 gene encoding probable G-protein coupled receptor No18, protein MNQTEEGHFQCDEEKSNMTIWGGIEIAVSKWEAAFTALILSILIILTIAGNILVILSVFTYKPLRIVQNFFIVSLAVADLTVALLVMPFNVTYYILGRWEFGIHACKMWLTSDVLCCTASILHLCAIALDRFWAIKDPINYAQRRTLKRVLVMILGIWTLSLIISSPPLIGWNDWPEDFSNDTPCQLTSEKGYVIYSSLGSFYIPVIIMAIVYIEIFIATRKRLRERINKVPKSTFQNNDGKSKDPKSKLKTQTDSGNSIDNDHHENGDGAKQNLIKKKKTKEKQVKYLPPEDSVTETPQENVSDTQENEKNDEKPSKNLTVEGGTTQITTPLTTSLTDSPLSTDSPQKDQNVQLLVTTPSLTVPPAPIANKPKSVSVYQFIEEKQRISLSKERRAARTLGIIMGVFVVCWLPFFIMYVTLPFCTTCCPTKKFINFITWLGYINSALNPIIYTIFNLEYRRAFKKLLGIKI, encoded by the coding sequence ATGAATCAAACGGAAGAAGGACATTTTCAATGCGATGAAGAAAAATCAAATATGACTATCTGGGGTGGAATTGAAATAGCTGTATCAAAATGGGAGGCAGCATTCACAGCATTAATCCTAtcaatactaataatattaacaattgCTGGCAATATATTAGTCATATTAAGTGTATTCACATATAAGCCATTAcgaattgtacaaaattttttcattgtatCATTAGCTGTTGCGGATTTAACTGTCGCATTATTAGTAATGCCATTTAatgttacatattatatattaggTCGATGGGAATTTGGTATACATGCATGTAAAATGTGGTTAACTTCAGATGTGTTATGTTGTACAGCGTCCATCTTACATTTGTGTGCGATAGCTTTAGATCGATTTTGGGCAATAAAAGATCCTATCAATTATGCACAACGGCGTACGTTGAAACGTGTATTAGTTATGATTCTAGGTATATGGACGTTATCGTTAATAATTAGTTCACCGCCGCTAATTGGTTGGAATGATTGGCCAGAAGATTTTAGTAATGATACGCCATGTCAATTGACAAGTGAAAAAGGTTATGTTATATATTCATCCTTGGGTTCATTTTACATTCCTGTTATTATAATGGCAATTgtttatatcgaaatatttatcgCAACACGTAAGCGATTACGAGAACGGATTAATAAAGTACCGAAAAGTacgtttcaaaataatgatggtAAGAGTAAGGATCCAAAAAGTAAGCTTAAAACACAAACTGATTCAGGGAATAGTATAGACAATGATCATCATGAAAATGGTGACGgtgcaaaacagaatttaatcaaaaagaaaaaaactaaagaaaaacaagtgaaatattTGCCACCAGAAGATTCTGTAACAGAAACGCCACAAGAGAATGTATCAGATACTCAAGAGAATGAAAAAAACGATGAAAAACCTTCAAAAAACTTAACTGTGGAAGGTGGAACCACACAAATCACAACACCGTTAACTACAAGTTTAACTGATTCACCTCTATCAACTGATTCACCACAAAAAGATCAAAATGTACAATTACTTGTGACCACCCCATCATTAACAGTTCCTCCAGCGCCTATTGCAAATAAACCAAAATCGGTATCGGTTTATCAATTTATCGAAGAGAAACAACGGATATCATTATCAAAAGAGCGCCGTGCAGCACGAACTTTAGGTATCATTATGGGTGTGTTTGTCGTATGTTGGTTGCCGTTTTTTATCATGTACGTCACACTACCATTTTGTACGACATGTTGTCCaacaaaaaagttcattaattttataacatggTTAGGTTATATCAACTCAGCGTTAAATcctattatttatacaatatttaatttagaatatCGAAGAGCTTTTAAAAAGCTTTTaggaattaaaatttga